Proteins encoded together in one Deinococcus seoulensis window:
- a CDS encoding TerD family protein, protein MALSLQKGGNISLSKQDANLQRILVGLGWDPRSTDGQAFDLDASAFLLTAGGRVRGDHDFIFYNQLRSADGSVEHTGDNRTGVGDGDDESVRVDLTKVPAEIEKIAVTVTIDEADARRQNFGQVGGAFIRILNEDTGQELTRYDLGEDFSTETAVIFGEIYRHGGEWKFRAVGQGFAGGLGPMARNYGVNV, encoded by the coding sequence ATGGCTCTCTCCCTCCAGAAAGGCGGCAACATCTCCCTGAGCAAGCAGGACGCCAACCTGCAACGCATTCTCGTGGGCCTCGGCTGGGACCCGCGCAGCACTGACGGTCAGGCCTTCGACCTGGACGCCAGCGCCTTCCTGCTGACCGCAGGCGGGCGCGTGCGCGGCGACCACGACTTCATCTTCTACAACCAGCTGCGCAGCGCCGACGGCAGCGTCGAACACACCGGCGACAACCGCACGGGCGTCGGCGACGGTGACGACGAGAGCGTCCGCGTGGACCTCACGAAAGTCCCGGCCGAGATCGAGAAGATCGCCGTGACCGTCACCATCGACGAGGCCGACGCCCGCCGCCAGAACTTCGGTCAGGTGGGCGGCGCGTTCATCCGCATCCTGAACGAGGACACCGGCCAGGAACTCACCCGCTACGACCTCGGCGAGGACTTCAGCACCGAGACGGCCGTCATCTTCGGCGAGATCTACCGCCACGGCGGCGAATGGAAGTTCCGCGCGGTCGGACAGGGCTTCGCCGGCGGCCTGGGCCCGATGGCCCGCAACTACGGCGTGAACGTCTGA
- the pstC gene encoding phosphate ABC transporter permease subunit PstC, producing the protein MSEPTQSPARPPAQASLSSRSDRLFEILILALASIIVLIFLLSVYQLGTESLPALKRFGLDFFTQRTWNPVTGTYGAVAMITGTLVTSLVALAISVPLAIASALFVAEYAPKWLANPVGYLIELLAAVPSVVYGLWALFVIAPILSRWEQGFFQSPDKIALYTSCKNLWDSGSTNLQCFFVPSSFDGRGLALAIIILTVMILPYTASVARDVIRLVPQEQREAMYALGATKWEVISRAILPYARAGIMGGVILALGRALGETLAVAMVIGDSQDIIKSLFGGASTMASVIANQFGDAQETLHRSSVVTLGLTLFFLSVVVNYVARLIIARLTPKGIQ; encoded by the coding sequence ATGAGCGAACCTACACAGTCACCTGCCCGCCCGCCCGCCCAGGCGTCCCTGTCCAGCCGGAGCGACCGGCTGTTCGAGATCCTGATCCTGGCCCTGGCGTCCATCATCGTGTTGATCTTCCTGCTCAGCGTGTACCAGCTGGGCACCGAGTCCCTCCCGGCCCTGAAACGGTTCGGGCTGGACTTCTTCACGCAGCGCACCTGGAACCCGGTCACCGGCACGTACGGCGCGGTCGCCATGATCACGGGCACCCTGGTCACCAGTCTGGTGGCCCTGGCGATCAGCGTGCCCCTGGCGATTGCCAGCGCGCTGTTCGTGGCCGAGTACGCCCCGAAGTGGCTGGCGAACCCGGTCGGGTACCTGATCGAACTGCTGGCCGCCGTGCCCAGCGTCGTGTACGGCCTGTGGGCGCTGTTCGTGATCGCGCCCATCCTGAGCCGCTGGGAGCAGGGGTTCTTCCAGTCGCCGGACAAGATCGCGCTGTACACCTCCTGCAAGAACCTGTGGGACAGCGGTTCCACGAACCTGCAGTGCTTCTTCGTCCCCAGTTCCTTCGACGGGCGCGGGCTGGCGCTGGCGATCATCATCCTGACCGTCATGATCCTGCCGTACACCGCGTCGGTCGCGCGTGACGTGATCCGGCTGGTGCCGCAGGAGCAGCGCGAGGCGATGTACGCGCTGGGCGCCACCAAGTGGGAAGTCATCTCGCGCGCCATCCTGCCGTACGCCCGCGCGGGCATCATGGGCGGCGTGATCCTCGCGCTGGGCCGCGCGCTCGGCGAGACGCTGGCCGTCGCCATGGTCATCGGGGACAGCCAGGACATCATCAAGAGCCTGTTCGGCGGGGCCAGCACCATGGCGTCCGTGATCGCCAACCAGTTCGGTGACGCGCAGGAAACCCTGCACCGCTCGTCGGTCGTGACGCTGGGCCTGACGCTGTTCTTCCTGAGTGTCGTCGTTAACTACGTCGCGCGCCTGATCATCGCGCGCCTGACGCCCAAGGGGATCCAGTGA
- a CDS encoding PhoU domain-containing protein, producing MTARLDEQLSTVRGQFLTMQDNLVSQLRLMGDPHRDPAQVQADVQALDRQIDAAEREAVQGVLRLLALQSPVARDLRLTVLILQSTPDLERAGDYARHLSRDLGAAGPEGTLVLGDLTLMAATLRAATLPGDATLAAQVRELDARVDARFGAAMTDLIARPGGPGALAAAAWWRSAERLGDHLKNVAARLEDLYARPADL from the coding sequence ATGACCGCCCGCCTGGACGAGCAGCTGAGCACGGTCCGCGGTCAGTTCCTGACCATGCAGGACAACCTCGTGTCGCAGCTGCGCCTGATGGGCGACCCGCACCGCGACCCGGCGCAGGTGCAGGCCGACGTGCAGGCCCTGGACCGGCAGATCGACGCGGCCGAGCGGGAGGCCGTGCAGGGCGTGCTGCGCCTGCTGGCCCTGCAATCCCCGGTGGCGCGCGACCTGCGTCTGACCGTGCTGATCCTGCAGAGCACCCCGGACCTGGAACGCGCCGGGGATTACGCCCGGCACCTGTCACGCGACCTCGGCGCCGCCGGTCCCGAGGGCACGCTGGTCCTGGGCGACCTGACCCTGATGGCCGCCACGCTGCGCGCCGCGACCCTGCCCGGCGACGCCACGCTGGCCGCGCAGGTCCGGGAACTGGACGCCCGCGTGGACGCCCGCTTCGGGGCCGCCATGACCGACCTGATCGCCCGGCCCGGCGGTCCCGGCGCGCTGGCCGCCGCCGCGTGGTGGCGCAGCGCCGAGCGGCTGGGCGACCACCTGAAGAACGTCGCGGCGCGCCTGGAAGACCTGTACGCCCGACCGGCCGATCTTTAG
- a CDS encoding VWA domain-containing protein — protein sequence MTALQAGQRVPLADLNLDPAALDVGVHCTLPGTDVTAFGLQDGRLADDRYMVFYNQPASPEGALRLTGQGERTAFTLNLNALPASVTEVVLAATHDTQPVAAASTLAVTVGGASFDVKPHLRAEKAVMLVRFYRHGGAWRLATVAQGFDGGLDALVRHFGGEVAADSPAPASGPTPPAPSAPVNLRKERQRVLLEKAAVTQPHLVNLIKTANVSLEKRGLGEALYRVNLVLDISGSMSREYRSGAVQNLAERALALAARLDDDGQVDVYLFGIKAHRAGSLSLDNARGFVDRLNVKLEAGTHYSPVMQLVREDAQAAGHALPTLVLFITDGGSSNRDAVIRQMTDSSREPIFWKFMGIDQGGVNFDFLEKLDDLRGRTVDNADFFSVPAPITTPDPQLFELLVNELDSWQRAARTAGILR from the coding sequence GTGACGGCCCTCCAGGCGGGGCAGCGCGTGCCCCTGGCGGACCTGAACCTGGACCCGGCGGCGCTGGACGTGGGGGTTCACTGCACGCTGCCCGGCACCGACGTGACCGCCTTCGGCCTTCAGGACGGGCGGCTGGCCGACGACCGGTACATGGTCTTCTACAACCAGCCCGCCAGCCCCGAGGGTGCCCTGCGCCTGACCGGGCAGGGGGAACGCACCGCCTTCACGCTGAACCTGAACGCCCTGCCCGCCAGTGTCACCGAGGTCGTGCTGGCCGCCACGCACGACACGCAACCGGTGGCAGCGGCCTCCACCCTGGCCGTCACGGTGGGCGGCGCGAGCTTCGACGTGAAACCGCACCTGCGTGCCGAGAAGGCCGTGATGCTGGTGCGCTTCTACCGGCACGGCGGCGCCTGGAGGCTGGCGACGGTCGCGCAGGGCTTCGACGGTGGCCTGGACGCCCTGGTCCGGCACTTCGGAGGCGAGGTGGCCGCCGACAGCCCCGCCCCGGCCTCCGGCCCGACCCCGCCCGCACCGTCCGCGCCCGTGAACCTCCGCAAGGAGCGTCAGCGGGTGCTGCTGGAAAAAGCGGCGGTCACGCAGCCGCACCTGGTCAACCTGATCAAGACCGCGAACGTCAGCCTGGAAAAACGCGGGCTGGGCGAGGCGCTGTACCGCGTGAACCTCGTACTGGACATCAGCGGCAGCATGAGCCGCGAGTACCGCAGCGGCGCCGTGCAGAACCTCGCCGAACGCGCCCTGGCCCTCGCCGCCCGCCTGGACGACGACGGACAGGTGGACGTGTACCTGTTCGGGATCAAGGCCCACCGCGCCGGGAGCCTCTCACTGGACAACGCGCGCGGCTTCGTGGACCGCCTGAACGTGAAACTGGAGGCCGGCACGCACTACAGCCCGGTCATGCAACTCGTCCGCGAGGACGCCCAGGCCGCCGGGCACGCGCTGCCCACGCTGGTGCTGTTCATCACGGACGGCGGCAGCAGCAACCGCGACGCCGTGATCCGCCAGATGACCGACTCGTCCCGCGAACCGATCTTCTGGAAGTTCATGGGCATCGACCAGGGCGGCGTGAACTTCGACTTCCTGGAGAAACTCGACGACCTGCGCGGCCGCACGGTCGACAACGCCGACTTCTTCAGCGTCCCGGCGCCCATCACCACCCCCGACCCGCAGCTGTTCGAGTTGCTGGTGAACGAACTCGACAGCTGGCAGCGCGCCGCCCGCACCGCCGGCATCCTGCGCTGA
- the pstA gene encoding phosphate ABC transporter permease PstA, with translation MGGLILLATLLVVAPLILIFFYLIKEGVGAINLDFFTKVPAPEGETGGGLANAILGSIEMLALASVIGVLVGVSGGIFLSEYPRHPLMPTVRMISDVLAGIPAIVMGLVAYGLIVLQFGFSGFAGALALGFLMIPIVVRTTEEVLKLVPLTVREAGLALGLPKWLVTLRIVLPAAAGGIVTGVMLALARVAGEAAPLLFTAFGNSGINLDPSKPMSALPLEIYRGATSAYDENQRLAKAGALLLITLIFLTSLLARRASRRK, from the coding sequence ATGGGCGGCCTGATCCTGCTCGCGACCCTGCTGGTCGTGGCGCCCCTGATCCTGATCTTCTTCTACCTGATCAAAGAGGGCGTCGGCGCGATCAACCTGGACTTCTTCACGAAAGTTCCCGCGCCCGAGGGTGAGACGGGCGGCGGCCTCGCCAACGCCATCCTGGGCAGCATCGAGATGCTGGCCCTGGCGAGCGTGATCGGCGTGCTCGTGGGCGTGTCCGGCGGGATCTTCCTGTCCGAGTACCCCCGCCACCCGCTGATGCCGACCGTCCGCATGATCAGCGACGTGCTGGCCGGCATTCCCGCGATCGTGATGGGCCTGGTCGCCTACGGCCTGATCGTGCTTCAGTTCGGTTTCTCCGGGTTCGCCGGGGCGCTGGCGCTGGGCTTCCTGATGATTCCCATCGTGGTGCGCACCACCGAGGAAGTCCTGAAACTGGTGCCGCTGACCGTCCGCGAGGCCGGACTGGCGCTGGGCCTGCCCAAGTGGCTGGTCACGCTGCGCATCGTGCTGCCCGCCGCCGCCGGGGGCATCGTGACCGGCGTGATGCTGGCCCTGGCCCGCGTGGCCGGTGAAGCCGCGCCGCTGCTGTTCACCGCCTTCGGGAACAGCGGCATCAACCTCGACCCCAGCAAACCCATGAGCGCCCTGCCGCTCGAAATCTACCGGGGCGCCACCAGCGCCTACGACGAGAACCAGCGCCTTGCCAAGGCCGGGGCGTTGCTGCTGATCACCCTGATCTTCCTGACCAGCCTGCTCGCCCGCCGCGCCAGCCGCCGCAAGTAA
- the pstB gene encoding phosphate ABC transporter ATP-binding protein PstB has protein sequence MTPILSAKNVNIYYGDKQAVRGVNLDVQRGTVNALIGPSGCGKTTFLRAINRMHDLTPGARVEGTITLDGQDVYGPGVDPVNMRRRVGMVFQKPNPFPTMSVFDNVVSGLKLAGIRDQKRLMEIAERSLRGAALWEEVKDRLKTPATGLSGGQQQRLCIARALAVEPEILLMDEPTSALDPASTSKIEDLMSDLKKVTTIVIVTHNMHQAARVSDTTSFFLNGDLVEHGVTDQVFTSPRDERTEAYVTGRFG, from the coding sequence ATGACCCCCATCCTCAGCGCGAAGAACGTCAACATCTACTACGGAGACAAGCAGGCCGTCCGGGGCGTGAACCTCGACGTGCAGCGCGGCACCGTGAACGCCCTGATCGGCCCCAGCGGCTGCGGGAAGACCACCTTCCTGCGCGCCATCAACCGCATGCACGACCTCACGCCCGGCGCGCGCGTCGAGGGCACCATCACCCTTGACGGGCAGGACGTGTACGGCCCCGGCGTGGACCCCGTGAACATGCGCCGCCGCGTGGGCATGGTCTTCCAGAAACCCAACCCCTTCCCGACCATGAGCGTGTTCGACAACGTCGTGTCCGGCCTGAAACTCGCCGGAATCCGCGACCAGAAACGCCTGATGGAAATCGCCGAACGCTCCCTGCGCGGCGCGGCCCTCTGGGAGGAAGTCAAGGACCGCCTCAAGACCCCCGCGACCGGCCTGAGCGGCGGGCAGCAGCAGCGCCTGTGCATCGCGCGCGCGCTGGCCGTCGAACCCGAGATCCTGCTGATGGACGAACCCACCAGCGCCCTCGACCCGGCCAGCACCTCCAAGATCGAGGACCTGATGAGCGACCTGAAGAAGGTCACGACCATCGTGATCGTCACGCACAACATGCACCAGGCGGCCCGCGTGAGCGACACCACCAGCTTCTTCCTGAACGGCGACCTCGTCGAGCACGGCGTGACCGATCAGGTGTTCACCAGCCCCCGCGACGAACGCACCGAGGCGTACGTCACCGGGCGCTTCGGCTGA
- a CDS encoding TerD family protein: protein MLTFQTGQKARLADLGAGTTLSVTARVTGPAPEYDLILFGLDDQGRLTDDRYMIFYNQPRSPEGALAMQGGARGEKTFTANLGALPPGVRRLSLAATVDGAASFGQIDHAEVTVHLGGAPVASYRVTGRDFQAQRAVMLLDVYHKDVWRVGAVGQGFNGGLDALVRHFGGQVADTPAARPPAPAPAPTPAPAPAPAPPPTPTPTATPSASGGLNFKRERPRPEPAPAPTPAAPSAAPVSLQKITLEKPGQTARISLRKGGGSDPIRVNLNWNKGGGFLRGRTDLDLGCMYVMNDGERGVIQALGNRFGSDRFEPFILLDKDDRTGAASDGENLTIHRPDLIHTVLIFAFIYEGTSDFTRVGGRLTMKDPRGNEISVNLSNPDMRRTFCAIAQIENHGGEIQITKEERYFTGHKDCDEHYGFGFQWSAGSK from the coding sequence ATGCTGACCTTCCAGACGGGCCAGAAAGCCCGCCTCGCCGACCTGGGCGCCGGAACCACCCTGAGCGTCACGGCCCGCGTGACCGGTCCCGCCCCCGAGTACGACCTGATCCTGTTCGGCCTGGACGACCAGGGCCGCCTGACCGACGACCGGTACATGATCTTCTACAACCAGCCCCGCTCGCCCGAGGGAGCGCTGGCCATGCAGGGCGGCGCGCGCGGCGAGAAGACCTTCACCGCCAACCTGGGCGCCCTGCCGCCCGGCGTGCGTCGCCTGAGTCTGGCCGCCACGGTGGACGGCGCGGCGTCGTTCGGGCAGATCGACCACGCCGAGGTGACCGTGCACCTGGGCGGCGCGCCCGTCGCCTCGTACCGCGTGACCGGGCGTGACTTTCAGGCGCAGCGGGCCGTGATGCTCCTCGACGTGTACCACAAGGACGTGTGGCGCGTCGGGGCAGTCGGGCAGGGCTTCAACGGCGGCCTGGACGCCCTGGTGCGGCACTTCGGCGGTCAGGTGGCCGACACGCCCGCCGCCCGGCCGCCCGCACCGGCCCCTGCACCAACCCCAGCTCCTGCACCGGCACCGGCCCCGCCTCCCACGCCGACCCCCACGGCCACGCCCTCCGCGTCCGGCGGCCTGAACTTCAAACGCGAGCGGCCCCGCCCGGAACCCGCGCCCGCCCCCACACCGGCCGCGCCGTCTGCCGCGCCGGTCAGCCTCCAGAAGATCACGCTGGAGAAACCCGGTCAGACGGCGCGGATCTCGCTGCGCAAGGGCGGCGGCAGCGACCCCATCCGCGTGAACCTCAACTGGAACAAGGGCGGCGGGTTCCTGCGCGGCCGCACCGACCTGGACCTGGGCTGCATGTACGTCATGAACGACGGCGAACGCGGCGTGATCCAGGCGCTCGGGAACCGCTTCGGATCCGACCGTTTCGAGCCGTTCATCCTGCTCGACAAGGACGACCGCACGGGCGCCGCCAGCGACGGCGAGAACCTCACCATTCACCGCCCGGACCTGATTCACACGGTCCTGATCTTCGCGTTCATCTACGAGGGCACCAGCGACTTCACCCGCGTGGGCGGCCGACTCACCATGAAAGACCCGCGCGGGAACGAGATCAGCGTCAACCTCAGCAACCCGGACATGCGCCGCACCTTCTGCGCCATCGCGCAGATCGAGAATCACGGAGGCGAGATCCAGATCACCAAGGAAGAACGCTACTTCACCGGCCACAAGGACTGCGACGAGCACTACGGCTTCGGATTCCAGTGGTCGGCGGGCAGCAAGTGA
- a CDS encoding TerD family protein, with translation MPISLQKGQQISLAKEAGPSLQTVRMGLGWDAIKKKGFLGFGGGTVDVDLDANALMFDASGQLIDVVWFRQLQSKDGSVRHSGDNRTGAGDGDDETITVDLTRLPGAVQTVIFSVNNYTGQNFNQVENAYCRLVNTQGDKEIARFNLSVQGDHTAMILASLKRSGADWTMTAIGTPSRGRTYTDNLPDMRPHL, from the coding sequence ATGCCCATCTCACTGCAAAAAGGCCAGCAGATCAGCCTCGCCAAGGAAGCCGGACCCAGCCTCCAGACCGTCCGCATGGGCCTTGGCTGGGACGCCATCAAGAAGAAGGGCTTCCTGGGGTTCGGCGGCGGCACCGTCGACGTGGACCTCGACGCGAACGCCCTGATGTTCGACGCGTCCGGGCAACTGATCGACGTGGTGTGGTTCCGGCAGTTGCAGAGCAAGGACGGCAGCGTCCGCCACAGCGGCGACAACCGCACGGGCGCCGGTGACGGCGACGACGAGACCATCACCGTCGACCTGACCCGCCTGCCCGGCGCCGTGCAGACCGTGATCTTCAGCGTGAACAACTACACCGGCCAGAACTTCAACCAGGTCGAGAACGCCTACTGCCGCCTCGTGAACACCCAGGGCGACAAGGAAATCGCGCGTTTCAACCTCAGCGTGCAGGGCGACCACACCGCCATGATCCTCGCCAGCCTGAAGCGCAGCGGCGCCGACTGGACCATGACCGCCATCGGCACCCCCTCGCGCGGGCGCACGTACACCGACAACCTGCCCGACATGCGCCCCCACCTGTAA
- a CDS encoding YeeE/YedE family protein: MTDLLDLLRSPWPWYVGGPLIGLTVPLLLWLGNRSFGISSNLRHACAILLPDAAKPGFFRYDWRAERWNLTFAAGLILGGTLAGLLLANPEPTRLSAAGTASVQALGVQVQPGLLPAALTDLSNPGVWLLLGLSGLLVGFGTRYGGGCTSGHAITGLSTLQAPSLIATVSFFAGGILSANLLLPVLMRAVQ, translated from the coding sequence ATGACTGACCTGCTCGACCTGCTGCGCTCCCCCTGGCCCTGGTACGTGGGCGGCCCCCTGATCGGCCTGACCGTGCCACTGCTGCTGTGGCTCGGCAACCGCTCCTTCGGGATCTCCTCGAACCTGCGCCACGCCTGCGCCATCCTGCTGCCCGACGCGGCCAAACCCGGCTTCTTCCGCTACGACTGGCGCGCCGAACGCTGGAACCTGACCTTCGCCGCCGGACTGATCCTGGGCGGCACGCTGGCCGGACTGCTGCTCGCCAATCCCGAACCCACCCGCCTCAGCGCGGCGGGCACCGCGTCCGTGCAGGCGCTGGGCGTTCAGGTGCAACCCGGCCTGCTCCCGGCCGCACTGACCGACCTGTCGAACCCGGGCGTGTGGTTGCTGCTGGGCCTGTCGGGCCTGCTGGTGGGCTTCGGCACCCGCTACGGGGGCGGCTGCACCAGCGGTCACGCCATCACCGGCCTCAGCACCCTGCAGGCCCCCAGCCTGATCGCCACCGTCTCGTTCTTCGCGGGCGGCATCCTCAGCGCGAACCTGCTGCTGCCCGTCCTGATGAGGGCCGTCCAGTGA
- a CDS encoding DUF6691 family protein: MSAPTNDRIPGVHATPGSGARATTGLPVYLLMGLYFGVVLVKSEAASWYRIQEMFRFEAFHMYGLIGSAILTGMLTTWLLRRSGARSLDGQTITVAPKERGWVRYVLGGATFGVGWGLAGVCPGPIFTLLGSGAASMLVVLGFALLGTYLYGAVRHRLPH, translated from the coding sequence GTGAGCGCCCCCACCAACGACCGGATTCCCGGCGTGCACGCCACACCCGGCAGCGGCGCGCGGGCCACCACCGGCCTGCCCGTGTACCTGCTGATGGGCCTGTACTTCGGCGTGGTCCTCGTGAAATCCGAGGCGGCCAGCTGGTACCGCATTCAGGAGATGTTCCGCTTCGAGGCGTTCCACATGTACGGCCTGATCGGCTCGGCCATCCTGACTGGCATGCTCACCACCTGGCTGCTGCGCCGCAGCGGCGCCCGCAGCCTGGACGGGCAGACCATCACGGTCGCGCCCAAGGAACGCGGCTGGGTGCGGTACGTGCTGGGCGGCGCGACCTTCGGCGTCGGCTGGGGCCTGGCCGGCGTGTGCCCGGGGCCGATCTTCACGCTGCTCGGCAGCGGCGCGGCCTCCATGCTGGTCGTCCTGGGCTTCGCGCTGCTCGGCACGTACCTGTACGGCGCCGTGCGCCACCGCCTCCCCCACTGA
- a CDS encoding TerD family protein, producing the protein MAVSLSKGGNVSLSKEAPGLSAITIGLGWDPRVTDGQQFDLDGSVFLLNASGKVRSDSDFIFYNNKTSSDGSVTHAGDNTTGQGDGDDETVEVNLAGVPADVDRIAVCVTIHEADTRGQNFGQVSKAYIRIMNKAGGAEIARYDLSEDASTDTAMIFGEVYRNGADWKFRAVGQGYAGGLAPLARNFGVNV; encoded by the coding sequence ATGGCAGTATCCCTTTCCAAAGGCGGCAACGTTTCCCTCTCCAAGGAGGCCCCGGGCCTCAGCGCCATCACCATCGGCCTGGGCTGGGACCCCCGCGTCACCGACGGGCAGCAGTTCGACCTGGACGGCAGCGTGTTCCTGCTCAACGCCAGCGGCAAGGTCCGCAGCGACAGCGACTTCATCTTCTACAACAACAAGACCAGCAGCGACGGCAGCGTCACGCACGCCGGTGACAACACCACCGGCCAGGGCGACGGCGACGACGAGACCGTCGAGGTGAACCTCGCGGGCGTGCCCGCCGACGTGGACAGGATCGCCGTGTGCGTCACCATCCACGAGGCCGACACGCGCGGCCAGAACTTCGGTCAGGTCAGCAAGGCGTACATCCGCATCATGAACAAGGCCGGTGGCGCCGAGATCGCCCGCTACGACCTGTCCGAGGACGCCAGCACCGACACCGCCATGATCTTCGGCGAGGTCTACCGCAACGGCGCCGACTGGAAGTTCCGCGCGGTCGGTCAGGGCTACGCCGGGGGCCTCGCGCCGCTGGCCCGCAACTTCGGCGTGAACGTCTGA
- a CDS encoding DUF475 domain-containing protein has product MNTFRQYFGFATLVAVVCLVLAAWDGYVRGGSTLTALLNALVIAVLLGVLEISLSFDNAVVNASVLRTMSEKWQRRFLTWGILIAVFGMRFIFPIVIVALTSGLGMIEVVRAAFSQPEFYAEQLEKAHVSISAFGGAFLMMVFLKYFMDPDKEEHWLQRTEGVLARIGKLDTVQAVIVGTLLLIITQYFVAPEEKLQALSAGFIGLLIYLVMDAIGNLFEADNVTAKAGAAGFSAFMYLEILDASFSLDGVIGAFALTTDIVLIAAGLTIGAIFVRSLTVMMVKKGTLEAYRFLEHGAHYGIGALAIIMLISMNRDVHIPEVITGLIGAGFIVVAVIASMRANKRDLPA; this is encoded by the coding sequence ATGAATACCTTCCGTCAGTATTTCGGTTTCGCCACCCTCGTCGCCGTGGTCTGCCTCGTGCTGGCCGCCTGGGACGGGTACGTCCGCGGGGGCAGCACCCTGACCGCGCTGCTGAACGCCCTCGTGATCGCCGTGCTGCTGGGCGTCCTGGAGATCAGCCTGTCCTTCGACAACGCGGTCGTGAACGCCAGCGTCCTGCGCACCATGAGCGAGAAGTGGCAGCGCCGCTTCCTCACCTGGGGCATCCTGATCGCCGTGTTCGGCATGCGCTTCATCTTCCCGATCGTGATCGTGGCGCTGACCTCCGGGCTGGGCATGATCGAGGTCGTCCGCGCGGCCTTCAGTCAGCCCGAGTTCTACGCCGAGCAGCTGGAAAAGGCGCACGTTTCCATCAGCGCCTTCGGCGGCGCGTTCCTGATGATGGTGTTCCTGAAGTACTTCATGGACCCCGACAAGGAAGAGCACTGGCTCCAGCGGACCGAGGGCGTCCTGGCCCGCATCGGCAAGCTGGACACCGTTCAGGCCGTGATCGTGGGCACGCTGCTGCTGATCATCACGCAGTACTTCGTGGCGCCCGAGGAGAAACTCCAGGCCCTGAGCGCCGGGTTCATCGGCCTGCTGATCTACCTCGTCATGGACGCCATCGGTAACCTGTTCGAGGCGGACAACGTGACCGCCAAGGCCGGTGCCGCGGGCTTCAGCGCCTTCATGTACCTGGAAATCCTGGACGCCAGCTTCAGCCTCGACGGCGTGATCGGCGCGTTCGCCCTGACGACCGACATCGTCCTGATCGCCGCCGGTCTGACCATCGGCGCGATCTTCGTGCGTTCGCTGACCGTCATGATGGTCAAGAAAGGCACCCTGGAAGCCTACCGGTTCCTGGAACACGGCGCGCACTACGGCATCGGCGCGCTGGCGATCATCATGCTGATCAGCATGAACCGCGACGTGCACATCCCGGAAGTCATCACCGGCCTGATCGGCGCGGGCTTCATCGTGGTGGCCGTGATTGCCAGCATGCGCGCCAACAAACGCGACCTGCCTGCCTGA